Genomic segment of Gammaproteobacteria bacterium:
GGCGCTATTGTTGTCGTCATTGCTGATGTTTGTTGGCAGTATTTTTGTGATGATCCGCCGTCGCAATCCACCCCCTAATTTGTCGTTGGGAAAATGGCAGCGTTTGCCAAAAAGCATCATGGCTTTTGCCGCGACATTTTTTGTCCTGACTCTGCCAGCTACTGGTATTTTACCGAGCGACAGTGGCAGTTGGTTGCTGACCTTGGTATTAGTCGCCGGCATTATCTGGGGTATTGGCGAAATGTTTTTCGGCATGACCTGGGGCGGGCCAATGAAGCACGCTTTTGCTGGCGCGCTTCATCTAGGTTTGCATCGTCGTCAAGAACGTTTTGGCGGTGGCCGTTCAACGGGATTAAAGGCTATTGATTTATCCGCAGCCAAATTAGGGGTCGAAAAACCCGAAGACTTTAAATGGAATCAGTTACTGGGTTTTGATGCCTGCGTTGAATGTGGCCGTTGTGAAAAAGCGTGTCCTGCTTTCGCAGCTGGCCAGCCACTTAATCCTAAAAAACTGATCCAAGACATGGTGGTTGGTTTGGCTGGTGGCACCGATGCTAACTTTGCTGGTAGTCCTTATCCGGGTATTGAAGTAGGCACTCATAAAGGCGGTGCGATCATTCCGATCGTCAATAGCTTGGTTGAGCCTGAAACATTATGGTCTTGTACGACCTGTCGTGCCTGCGTGGAGGAGTGTCCGATGATGATCGAACATGTTGATGCTATTGTCGATATGCGCCGATTCGAAACCTTAGAAAAAGGCCAAACTCCGGGCAAGGGCAGTGAAATTCTGGAAAACTTTAGCGCGACTGATAATCCCAATGGTTTTGCACCATCGAGTAGAATGCACTGGGCGGCGGATCAAAACTTAACGGTATTTGGTCAAGGCTCTTCTTCACAAGAGATAGTGATGCAAGCAGATGTCTTGTTGTGGGTGGGTGAAGCAGCTTTTGATATGCGTAATCAGCGAACTTTGCGGGCGATGATCAAACTGCTACGCGCCGCTAAGGTCAATTTTGCGGTACTTGGTGATAGTGAATGTGACAGTGGTGATCTAGCCCGTCGTTTAGGTGACGAAGCAACCTTTCAGCGCCTAGCTAAAACCAATATTGCGACGATGGCGGCATTTGAATTTAATTCGATCATCACAGCCGATCCTCATGCATTTCATTGTCTTAAAAATGAATATAAAGAATTTGGTGGTGATTATCAGGTGTTCCATCACACGGGTTTCTTTGCTGAATTAGTCAAAGAAGGCAAGTTACAGCTTGATCCAGCTAAGGATCTATCGCTGACTTATCATGATCCTTGTTACCTTGGGCGTTATAACGGCGAGTATGATGCGCCGCGTTATTTGCTGGAACAAATGGGGATCAAGATCAAAGAAATGGATCGTAGCCAGTCAACCGCACGTTGTTGTGGCGGTGGGGGCGGCGCACCCGTGACCGATATTCCTGGCAAGCAGCGGATCCCTGATATGCGAATGGAAGACGCCAAAGCAACCAGCGCAGAAATTGTTGCGGTTGCTTGTCCACAGTGTAGCTTAATGTTGGAAGGCGTAGTTGAGCCACGACCACAGGTTAAGGACATTGCCGAGCTATTACTCGACGCGTTAATTGAGCGACCGCTGGTCGCCCCGGTCAAAAACTTGGCTAAGGAGCTTGTCTAATGAGTGAACTATTTAGACGCGATCCGCGTGCCCAATGGATTGCTCGTAATCGATTGCACCCACTGCATCAAGCAACAGCAGCCGGGCCTGTTTACGGCCCGAGCGGTTTATTACGCAAAAATGTCCATGGTTTAGGGTTTATTGGTCCTAATGGTCTTAAACGTATTGATCGTTCTGGCAACTCAAGTGGCGACGCTAGCGGTCGCCGCGGCAGTGGGCCAGCACAAGCGGCCGTGGTATTGCCGTTGCATCAGGTGAGTAAGCCAGACTTTACGATTGTAGTGGCACTAGATCTGGTTTCTGGTCGTCTTAATGGTCACGACAAAGATACCCTTGGTTTAGCCCAGCAATTGGCCAATCACAATGGTGCTAATGGTGTGGTGATAGCCGTCGCTTTTGGTGAATTAAAGGATGATAACCTTGATCATGCGGGAGTAGATCGCTTGATCCACTTAAGCGGCAATCAGTATTACGATTATGATCCTGAGCAGCGCTGTCGTGATCTTGGTGTTATTGTTAAGCAATTTAATCCGCAGCATATTCTATTGCCCGACAGCATCAATGGTGGCGGCGATCTCGGTCGCCGTTTGGCCGCTAAGCTCAAACTTCGCCCTGCTTGTGGGGTTTGGAAGTTAGACCACGACAACATTGTTTGTCGTGGCAGTGCGGGCAAGACCGACATCACTCGTGCATTATCTCGCTTGTTATTAGTGATGGAAGAATGTAGCGAACCGGTCAGTGAAACGCGTCATGAGCAACTAGCGCTGACGGTTGAATCTAACAAGGCTAAATCATTGATCGTTGATCACGGCAATGTTGAGGTTGATCCTAATGCGATCCCACTCGGTGAAGCAGGCTTTATTTTATCGGGTGGTAACGGCATTGCCGATTGGCCCGGCTTTCATCAGGCGGCTGCAACCTTGGGCGCAACTGAAGGCGCGAGCCGTGTGGCAGTCGATGACGGCTTTATGCCGCGCACCCGCCAAGTTGGGGCAACAGGCAGCTGGGTTACAGCACAGGTTTATATTGCGGTGGGTATCTCTGGCGCAATCCAGCACATGCAGGGCATAGGTCAATGTGACAAGGTGGTCGCGATTAATACCGATGAGGGTTGTGACATGGTTAAACGTGCCGATTTGAGCGCAATTGGCGACAGTAGCGAAATATTAGCGAGTTTGGTCGATTTAGTCTTGCAGCATAAAGCGGGAGAAAATAAAGATGTCGCTTAATCATGAACTATCTATTGTTACGCTGGTTTCGGTCGGTGAGCATCCAGCATCAGGGCGAGCGCGCCGCGCCGAGCAAGATGCTCGCGCTGTAGAGCTTGGGTTGAAATTAGTCGGTGACAAACTGCAAACAATCTACGCGGGTTCGGCTAGTGATAAGCAGGCTACAAGCGCGTTACGCAGTTATCTTGGCATGGGCTTGAGTGAAGTAATCTTACTGGATTTACCAGAGCAAGCTGATGCAGCAATTGGCTTGGTTGAGCATTTCAAAAGTAGCCAGTGCCCTGACATTATCTTAACAGGGGTACGAGCTGAAAGCGGAGAATCGTCGGGCATGATGCCGTATTTACTCGCTGAGCAATTAGGCATGACGGTGATAAGTTCGATTGCAGATATCTTGTCGATTGATGTTAACGCTAAGCAAGCCGAAATATTACAAGCCTTACCTCGTGGTCAACGCCGCAAGGTTAAGGTCAGTTTACCGCTGGTTGCTAGCGTTGATATGGCAGCAAGCGAACCGCGTCAAAGTGCCTTTGGTCCTGCTATGCGTGGTCAAATCAATGCTGAAACTAGCCACAGCGAAGACGATATCGAGCGCTTGCAATGGCAGACGGCACCCGCTAAAAAACGACCTAAGCGCCTTAAGATCGTAAAAGCCAAAACGGCAGCCGATCGTTTTAAAGCAGCCACAGCAAAAGCCGCTGGCGGCGGTGGCAAAGTGGTTCATGGCACACAAGAGTCGGCGCAGGCTATTTTCGATTTGCTCAAAGAAGAGGGTATGCTGTAACTGGCGATATTTTGTGCTGCACAAGGTTGCAGCACTATTGTTGCTTTAGGGTTGCGGTAACGTTGTGATTTGGGCTATTTTGTTGCGAAATGACCTGCCTTTTCGTTGCTTTTGTCCTTGGTTACCGTTTGTTAACATGTTGAGGTTAAATATTCGCCTTAACTTGTCACTTCGCGCCGCTTGTAACATTTTTGCAACTAGATGTTATTTAATCTGTTGGCTCTATATTTGTACGATTTTTAAATGTATTAGACGTGAATAAATAACTTGTTGCAAACGATAACTATTGCCATTATCATCCCGTTTTATTTTTAATGTATAATTGATATGAAACCATTTCGTCTTTCGCTGCTCGCGGTTGCTTGTAGCTCAGTACTCTTACCCTCAAGCTTGTTTGCGGCGCAGCAAACCCAAGAAATGCTAGTACCAGTCGAAGCTAGTAAAGCGGTAGCAGAAACAGCTTCTGCAAACGAAGAAGTCGATAATGTCACTGTGTACGGCAGACAAAACCAAGTGGTGATGAATTCAGGCTTAGCGACCAAATCTGACATGTCGCTGATGGAAACGCCTGCAGCAGTGGTTATCGTTGATGAAAAGCTGATCAGTGTGCAAGGTGTTAATGATCTTCAAGATCTTATTCGTAATATCAGTGGCGTTACTCAAGCAGGTAATAACTACGGAATAGGTGATAACTTAATGATCCGCGGTTTGGGTGCTAACTATACGACTGATGGGATGTATGGTGGTGCCGGTCTTAGCAACACGTTTAACCCAACACGTTCATTGACCAATGTTGAGTCAATGGAAGTACTGAAAGGACCTGCCACTGGCCTTTATGGTATGGGCAGTGCTGGTGGCGTGATCAATTTAATTGAAAAAAAACCACAATTTGAAAAGCACCATGAATTAGAGCTTGAACTTGGCCAGTGGGATAGCCGTGCGTT
This window contains:
- a CDS encoding (Fe-S)-binding protein, with amino-acid sequence MSSSEFLGQFIPVLIALALLLTIVGALRRAALWRQGQPSPVYWAGLLAIPRRYLTDLHHVVARDKYMSNTHVATAGGFVLSSILIILVYLFKVELQLLSWALLLSSLLMFVGSIFVMIRRRNPPPNLSLGKWQRLPKSIMAFAATFFVLTLPATGILPSDSGSWLLTLVLVAGIIWGIGEMFFGMTWGGPMKHAFAGALHLGLHRRQERFGGGRSTGLKAIDLSAAKLGVEKPEDFKWNQLLGFDACVECGRCEKACPAFAAGQPLNPKKLIQDMVVGLAGGTDANFAGSPYPGIEVGTHKGGAIIPIVNSLVEPETLWSCTTCRACVEECPMMIEHVDAIVDMRRFETLEKGQTPGKGSEILENFSATDNPNGFAPSSRMHWAADQNLTVFGQGSSSQEIVMQADVLLWVGEAAFDMRNQRTLRAMIKLLRAAKVNFAVLGDSECDSGDLARRLGDEATFQRLAKTNIATMAAFEFNSIITADPHAFHCLKNEYKEFGGDYQVFHHTGFFAELVKEGKLQLDPAKDLSLTYHDPCYLGRYNGEYDAPRYLLEQMGIKIKEMDRSQSTARCCGGGGGAPVTDIPGKQRIPDMRMEDAKATSAEIVAVACPQCSLMLEGVVEPRPQVKDIAELLLDALIERPLVAPVKNLAKELV
- a CDS encoding electron transfer flavoprotein subunit alpha/FixB family protein — protein: MSELFRRDPRAQWIARNRLHPLHQATAAGPVYGPSGLLRKNVHGLGFIGPNGLKRIDRSGNSSGDASGRRGSGPAQAAVVLPLHQVSKPDFTIVVALDLVSGRLNGHDKDTLGLAQQLANHNGANGVVIAVAFGELKDDNLDHAGVDRLIHLSGNQYYDYDPEQRCRDLGVIVKQFNPQHILLPDSINGGGDLGRRLAAKLKLRPACGVWKLDHDNIVCRGSAGKTDITRALSRLLLVMEECSEPVSETRHEQLALTVESNKAKSLIVDHGNVEVDPNAIPLGEAGFILSGGNGIADWPGFHQAAATLGATEGASRVAVDDGFMPRTRQVGATGSWVTAQVYIAVGISGAIQHMQGIGQCDKVVAINTDEGCDMVKRADLSAIGDSSEILASLVDLVLQHKAGENKDVA
- a CDS encoding electron transfer flavoprotein subunit beta, encoding MSLNHELSIVTLVSVGEHPASGRARRAEQDARAVELGLKLVGDKLQTIYAGSASDKQATSALRSYLGMGLSEVILLDLPEQADAAIGLVEHFKSSQCPDIILTGVRAESGESSGMMPYLLAEQLGMTVISSIADILSIDVNAKQAEILQALPRGQRRKVKVSLPLVASVDMAASEPRQSAFGPAMRGQINAETSHSEDDIERLQWQTAPAKKRPKRLKIVKAKTAADRFKAATAKAAGGGGKVVHGTQESAQAIFDLLKEEGML